Proteins encoded within one genomic window of Tachysurus vachellii isolate PV-2020 chromosome 16, HZAU_Pvac_v1, whole genome shotgun sequence:
- the nuak1a gene encoding NUAK family SNF1-like kinase 1, protein METLSRTGAEDHGSVGDPPLPVDFAAVDTVGPRGSSGVRKHQHKHNLKHRYELHETLGRGTYGKVKKAVERHTGRVVAIKSIRKEKIKDEQDMVHIRREIEIMSSLRHPHIISIYEVFENKDKIVIVMEYASKGELYDYISERRKLSERETRHFFRQIVSAVHHCHKKGVVHRDLKLENVLLDDNYNIKIADFGLSNLYHKDKLLQTFCGSPLYASPEIVNGRPYRGPEVDSWALGVLLYTLVYGTMPFDGGDHKRLIRQISKGEYREPPQSSDARGLIRWMLMVNPDRRATVEDIANHWWVNWGWKTSVCDCQTQRENSSPMLARFIDWQNRTETQQSKLVCPDTGINASGTISTRRLRRSSKENEGGIRAVLEEKPAVKRPKSILKTRASTGDQRSQSLCEAELRRSICYRDIEPTSSPEREEAAHGSPAKMMPSLPMKGILKNNHQRESGYYSSPERSESSELLGNTVAPPPNGSPPKRVPGRKGILKRNGKYSSHAAGSLGSNLPQSQIHPSATTREEMGIPNMAVDWPPASPKPNIRGSLSAEDLLQMAGFRGLQTAAPLHGSKNTRSPPGSPGDNGSFSLLGDMDDVTQVYQQALNISNQLS, encoded by the exons ATGGAGACATTGTCCAGGACGGGAGCAGAGGACCACGGTTCAGTTGGAGACCCACCTCTTCCAGTGGACTTTGCAGCGGTGGACACGGTGGGTCCGCGGGGAAGCTCCGGTGTGCGCAAACACCAGCACAAACACAACCTGAAACACCGGTACGAGCTGCATGAGACGCTGGGCAGAGGCACATACGGCAAAGTGAAGAAGGCTGTGGAGAGACACACCGGCCGTGTG gttGCAATCAAGTCTATCCGTAAAGAGAAGATCAAAGACGAACAGGACATGGTTCACATCCGCAGAGAGATCGAGATCATGTCTTCCCTACGCCATCCGCacattatatctatatatgaaG TGTTCGAGAATAAGGACAAGATTGTCATCGTGATGGAGTACGCCAGCAAAGGGGAGCTGTATGACTACATCAGCGAGCGGCGTAAGctcagcgagagagagacgagacaCTTCTTCAGGCAGATTGTCTCGGCTGTACATCACTGTCACAAG AAAGGAGTGGTGCACAGGGATCTTAAACTGGAAAATGTGCTGCTAGATGACAATTACAATATAAAG ATTGCAGATTTTGGCTTGTCCAACCTTTACCACAAAGACAAGCTCTTGCAGACCTTCTGTGGCAGTCCTCTCTATGCTTCACCAGAAATTGTAAATGGAAGGCCATATCGAGGCCCCGAG GTCGACAGCTGGGCTCTTGGTGTGTTGTTATACACTCTGGTGTATGGCACAATGCCTTTTGATGGAGGCGATCATAAAAGACTCATACGCCAAATCAGCAAAGGGGAGTACCGGGAACCACCTCAgtcatcag ACGCTCGTGGCCTGATTCGGTGGATGCTGATGGTAAACCCAGATCGCCGGGCCACTGTAGAGGACATCGCCAACCACTGGTGGGTGAACTGGGGTTGGAAgaccagtgtgtgtgactgccagACCCAGCGAGAAAACAGCTCACCCATGCTCGCTCGATTTATCGACTGGCAGAATCGCACTGAGACCCAGCAAAGTAAACTGGTTTGTCCGGATACAGGCATCAACGCCAGTGGGACCATTTCAACCCGTCGACTCAGGAGGTCCTCAAAGGAAAACGAGGGTGGCATTAGGGCCGTTCTAGAGGAGAAGCCAGCCGTAAAGAGGCCCAAAAGTATCCTAAAAACGCGGGCAAGCACCGGAGATCAGAGATCCCAAAGCTTGTGTGAGGCGGAATTGCGGCGTTCCATCTGCTACAGGGATATTGAGCCCACCTCGAGTCCTGAGAGAGAAGAAGCAGCACATGGCTCACCAGCCAAAATGATGCCTTCACTTCCCATGAAAGGCATCCTGAAAAACAACCATCAGCGTGAGTCTGGCTATTATTCCTCTCCAGAGCGCAGCGAGTCCTCCGAGCTGCTAGGAAACACCGTGGCTCCACCTCCCAATGGCTCACCACCTAAAAGGGTGCCCGGACGGAAAGGCATATTGAAGAGGAACGGGAAATACTCGTCTCATGCAGCAGGTTCTCTGGGCTCAAACCTACCACAGAGTCAGATTCATCCCTCAGCCACCACCAGGGAGGAGATGGGCATCCCAAATATGGCAGTAGATTGGCCACCTGCTTCTCCAAAACCTAACATCAGGGGCAGCCTCTCAGCTGAGGATCTACTGCAGATGGCAGGATTTAGGGGACTGCAAACAGCTGCGCCCCTCCACGGCTCCAAGAACACCCGCAGCCCCCCAGGATCTCCTGGGGACAATGGCAGCTTTTCCCTACTGGGGGATATGGATGATGTGACTCAGGTGTATCAGCAGGCCCTGAACATCAGCAACCAGCTCAGttag